The DNA region ACGGCCATGCAAATATTTTCATTTTTATTACACCGCATAATCCTCATGTATTAAAAATAATTAACGCCGGGTATTTCAGGCAATCATCATTTCAGGGAGAATAAGAAACGGACAGTTATAAAAATAATCACATTAATCTTACCGGAGCATTTTCCGGAGTTTATTTTATTTTTGCACATCATCATGGAGTTACTCATGAGGCGTAACACACCTGTTACACAAAACGAATATTTGCTTAACGATGGTTCGACGTTAATGTCGACCACCGATACAAAAAGCCATATTACCTATGCTAATTCCGCTTTTATTGAAGCCAGCGGATATAAGGAAGAACATCTTCTTGGCGAGCCGCATAACCTCATTCGCCATCCCGATATGCCTGCCGCCGCGTTTGCCGACATGTGGTATACCCTTCAGCAGGGCGATACATGGACCGGGCTGGTGAAGAACCGTCGTCATAATGGCGATCACTACTGGGTTCGGGCTAACGTGACGCCGGTCTGGCAGGGTGGATCCCTGACGGGGTATATTTCCGTGCGAAATATACCCGCCCGGGACGAGATCGCGGCCAGTGAAAAACTGTATGAAAAGGTGCGTAATCACCAGTTAAAACATTACCGCTTTTATAAAGGATTACTGGTGCGGCGCGGACTATTTTCGTTTTTGTCGCTCTTTAAATGTCTCAGCACCGCTAAACGAATCCATCTTGGTATTGCTGCGACGGCGCTACTCTCCTGCCTGACGGTGTATTTATTCCCGGATAAACCTGTTCTGACGGGTACTCTCGCGCTGCTGTTTATTGCCCTGGCCTTTTATCTTCATGCGCAGATCGCCCGGCCGGTAAAATCGATTGTGCAACAGATGCAGCGCGTGGTTTCAGGGCGTAAAACGGCCTATTACCATTTTGACAGGATCGACGATATTGGGCTGATGATGCGCCTGGTGAATCAGTCTGGCTTAAACCTGAATTCGCTGGTCGACGATGTCGGGGCGCAAATCAGCGGTATTGGCGCCATCAGCCAGCAGGTCGCGAAAGAAGGTGCGGCGCTGCAAACGCGCTCTGAAGAGACCGCAGATTTTCTGCAGCAAACCGCGTCGGCGGTGGAAGAGATCGCCAGCGCGGTGAAGCAGACGGCAGAAACCGCGAACGAGGCGATCCAGATGGCGGACCGCACCCGCGACAGCGCCCATCGCGGTGAAGCGATGATGAATGAGACCATCGGTATGATGCAGTCCGTGTCGCAGGATAACGGCCAGATCGTCGATATTATCAGCGTTATCGATCGTATTGCCTTCCAGACCAATATCCTGGCGCTGAATGCGGCCGTGGAAGCGGCGCGCGCGGGTGAAGCCGGGCGCGGGTTCGCCGTGGTGGCGGCTGAGGTACGCAACCTGGCGCAGCACTCCGCGACGGCGGCGAAAGAGATCAAAGCGCTGATTGAGAAAAACGTCGCCAGCGTTAACGCTGGCGTGGAGAAAGTAGAGCAGACCGAAACGCAGCTGGCGGTCATGATCGCCAATGTGCTGCAGGTCTCCTCCCTGATTAAGGAGATCGGCCACGCCACGCAGGAGCAAACCCAGGCGCTGACGCTCATCAACGCATCCCTCTCCCGAATTGGTGCAATGACCCACAACAATACGGGGATGGTGGATAACGTCACTCACGCCGCCAATCACCTGACGCAGCGCACGACGCGACTGCAGCAGGCGATTGCCGTTTTTGGCGGTTAACCGTTCGGGTACTGCTCGTCGGTGACCTTTTCCAGCCATGTTACCGGGCTGCCGTTAACGGATTCGGCGATGGCAATATGCGTCATCGCCGTTTGCGCACAGGCGCCGTGCCAGTGTTTTACGCCGGGTGGGATCCAGGCGATATCGCCCTGATTCAATATTTCCGCCGCCTTGCCCCACTCCTGTAACCAGCCGCGACCCTGCGTCACAATCAGCGTTTGTCCCAGGGGATGCGTATGCCACGCCGTGCGCGCGCCGGGCTCGAAGGTGACGGTGGCGCCGCCGACGCTGGCAGGTTCACTCGCCTGGAATGGCGCATCAATACGGACGGTGCCGGTGAACCAGGCTTCCGGCCCCTTTGCTGAAGGTAATGAACCGCTGCGGATAATTTTCATCGTATGCTCCTCTTTTGCTGTTGCGTAAACAGTAGCGCAAAGCACTCCGGAGCATTAGAGTGCATAATCAGATTGAACCCATGACTGAAATTCATTAATAGAATCGCGATGCTTAAAGATAGCGTCAACGACCTGCTCTCATTATCCGAGCCGTCGCCAACACACTACCGCCTTCAGGTTACTGTTAGATGCACTTCAGCATTCCACATCTATACCACCTGGTAATTATTAAGCGAATCTGATGATTAAATCATCAACCGGCCGACCGTTTTGTCTAAAAACTCACCACGATTCAGCGTGTTGTGATCCCCGTCTGCTCTGACCACACGATTTCCTTCGACGTGCATCACTTTCGGCACGGTTATATTTTGCGTCGCTTATGAATTGCAGGTAGGATGCCTCGCCATGTTTCGCCTTATCCATACGCAGAATGACTGGGAAGGCGACATGTGTTTGCGCAGAAGCAATCGTTTGTATTGCGCTCTGCCAGGCAGGACTATCACGATAATGGTTCAGACAGGCAAACAGGTAACTCAATGAAAACAAGCAATAAAAGCGCAGCCGATCATCATGCTGCTAAACGTCGCTGGTTGAACTCCCACGAAGAGGGCTACCACAAGGCGATGGGCAACCGTCAGGTTCAAATGATCGCCATCGGCGGCGCTATCGGAACGGGTCTGTTTTTAGGTGCAGGTGCACGCCTGCAGATGGCGGGCCCGGCTCTCGCCCTGGTCTATCTGGTGTGCGGGATCTTCTCTTTCTTCATTCTTCGTGCGCTGGGCGAACTTGTACTGCATCGCCCTTCCAGCGGCAGCTTCGTCTCTTACGCCCGTGAATTCCTCGGTGAAAAGGCCGCTTACGTGGCGGGCTGGATGTACTTCGTTAACTGGGCGATGACCGGTATCGTCGATATCACCGCCGTGGCGCTGTACATGCACTACTGGGGCGCGTTCGGTGACGTGCCGCAGTGGGTCTTTGCGCTTGGCGCGCTGGCGATTGTCGGCACCATGAACATGATCGGCGTGAAGTGGTTCGCGGAGATGGAGTTCTGGTTTGCGCTGGTAAAAGTGCTGGCCATCGTGATCTTCCTGGTCGTGGGTACCGTCTTCCTCGGCAGCGGCAAGCCGCTGGACGGCAACGCCACCGGCTTCCATCTGATAACCGATAACGGCGGATTCTTCCCGCACGGCCTGCTGCCTGCGCTGGTGCTGGTTCAGGGCGTGGTGTTCGCCTTCGCCTCTATCGAGCTGGTGGGTACCGCCGCGGGTGAATGTAAAGATCCGCAGACCATGGTGCCAAAAGCCATCAACAGCGTGATCTGGCGTATCGGTCTGTTCTACGTCGGTTCCGTGGTGCTGCTGGTTCTGCTTCTGCCGTGGAACGCCTATCAGGCGGGCCAGAGCCCGTTTGTAACCTTCTTCTCTAAGCTGGGCGTGCCTTACGTGGGCAGCATCATGAACATCGTGGTGCTGACGGCGGCGCTTTCCAGCCTCAACTCCGGCCTTTACTCTACCGGTCGTATCCTGCGCTCCATGTCGATGGGCGGCTCTGCGCCGAAGTTCATGTCGAAGATGAGCAAGCAGCACGTACCGTATGCGGGTATTCTGGCGACCCTGGTGGTGTATGTCTTCGGCGTATTCCTGAACTACCTGGTACCGTCTCAGGTGTTCGAGATCGTACTGAACGTGGCTGCACTCGGGATTATCGCCTCCTGGGGCTTTATCGTGGTCTGCCAGATGCGTCTGCGCAAGGCGATTAAGGAAGGCAAAGCCGCTGACGTCAGCTTTAAGCTGCCCGGCGCGCCGGTAACCTCCTGGCTCACCCTGCTCTTCCTGTTCAGCGTGCTGGTGCTGATGGCGTTCGACTACCCGAACGGTACCTACACCATCGCGACCATTCCGCTGCTGGCCGTGCTGCTGATTGCGGGCTGGTTTGGCGTGCGTAAGCGCGTTCACGAAATTCACAGCACCGCGCCGGTTCATCCTGATGATGAAAAACACGACGCCCCGCTGGTTGAAGAAACCTCGCGTTAATCAAAAAGCCGGGCGGCGGCTTCGCCTTGCCCGGCCTACGTTTCAGGTTTTGTAGGCCCGGTAAGCGCAGCGCCACCGGGCAATCCCTTACTAGAGCGCGATACGAATCACGTCGTCAGGCTGGGTGGCTTCCTGCTGGCGGGTAGATTTCTGTTTCACCGTCACGTACAGCGTTTTGCCATCGGCAGACAGCGCCAGGCTGTTCGGGTGGACCGGCGTATCGAACGTTTTGGTCACCCTGTACGTTTTCCCGTCAATCACGCTCACCTTACCGGCTTCACGGTGCGTCACGTACGCTTCATTACGGGCCGGGTTAAACAGGACGGCCAGTGACTCCGGCGCGGCGATTTTCTCGATCACGCTGCCGTCCTTCAGGCTCACTACCAGCACTTCCGGCTGCTTTGAATCGGTCAGGAACGCGCGCTGACCGGCGGCGTCGAGGCTCAGGTTCAGGTAGAAGTGCTCTTTCCCGTCGTCCTGCACTTTTTTACGGCTCAGGATCCTGTTGGTGGCCG from Enterobacter chengduensis includes:
- a CDS encoding methyl-accepting chemotaxis protein, which produces MRRNTPVTQNEYLLNDGSTLMSTTDTKSHITYANSAFIEASGYKEEHLLGEPHNLIRHPDMPAAAFADMWYTLQQGDTWTGLVKNRRHNGDHYWVRANVTPVWQGGSLTGYISVRNIPARDEIAASEKLYEKVRNHQLKHYRFYKGLLVRRGLFSFLSLFKCLSTAKRIHLGIAATALLSCLTVYLFPDKPVLTGTLALLFIALAFYLHAQIARPVKSIVQQMQRVVSGRKTAYYHFDRIDDIGLMMRLVNQSGLNLNSLVDDVGAQISGIGAISQQVAKEGAALQTRSEETADFLQQTASAVEEIASAVKQTAETANEAIQMADRTRDSAHRGEAMMNETIGMMQSVSQDNGQIVDIISVIDRIAFQTNILALNAAVEAARAGEAGRGFAVVAAEVRNLAQHSATAAKEIKALIEKNVASVNAGVEKVEQTETQLAVMIANVLQVSSLIKEIGHATQEQTQALTLINASLSRIGAMTHNNTGMVDNVTHAANHLTQRTTRLQQAIAVFGG
- a CDS encoding (R)-mandelonitrile lyase, which encodes MKIIRSGSLPSAKGPEAWFTGTVRIDAPFQASEPASVGGATVTFEPGARTAWHTHPLGQTLIVTQGRGWLQEWGKAAEILNQGDIAWIPPGVKHWHGACAQTAMTHIAIAESVNGSPVTWLEKVTDEQYPNG
- the ansP gene encoding L-asparagine permease; this encodes MKTSNKSAADHHAAKRRWLNSHEEGYHKAMGNRQVQMIAIGGAIGTGLFLGAGARLQMAGPALALVYLVCGIFSFFILRALGELVLHRPSSGSFVSYAREFLGEKAAYVAGWMYFVNWAMTGIVDITAVALYMHYWGAFGDVPQWVFALGALAIVGTMNMIGVKWFAEMEFWFALVKVLAIVIFLVVGTVFLGSGKPLDGNATGFHLITDNGGFFPHGLLPALVLVQGVVFAFASIELVGTAAGECKDPQTMVPKAINSVIWRIGLFYVGSVVLLVLLLPWNAYQAGQSPFVTFFSKLGVPYVGSIMNIVVLTAALSSLNSGLYSTGRILRSMSMGGSAPKFMSKMSKQHVPYAGILATLVVYVFGVFLNYLVPSQVFEIVLNVAALGIIASWGFIVVCQMRLRKAIKEGKAADVSFKLPGAPVTSWLTLLFLFSVLVLMAFDYPNGTYTIATIPLLAVLLIAGWFGVRKRVHEIHSTAPVHPDDEKHDAPLVEETSR